Proteins encoded by one window of Ignavibacteriota bacterium:
- the mrdA gene encoding penicillin-binding protein 2: protein MAYRSSFGDSPEFASGGRYKFSKYLVFAIILIFSARLAQLQIIEGDKYKSVSEAQAIKRVRIEPFRGNLYDRNNDLVVHNEASFSVTLTPANFNPAVMPLLSSILEMDSTEIQAEVKKYQTYSKFNPIKIYRDADFRIISLIEEYSDDLFGIDVVVEPKRLYEFSGNMAHLLGYTREISRQQLDKLPYYFPGDLIGQSGIERTYESDLRGREGVQYVAVNKFGQRVAGYNDGANDIPAKNGFDLYIGIDIKLQELAEKLLDGKRGSVVAINPKDGSVIAMASKPDYDPRSFSGKIPPGLFRDLSTDPASPLLHRAIMSQYPPGSTWKMLIALAGLQEGLISENSSIFCGGGLQYGGRFRKCHGAHGNTSVRNAIKTSCNVFFYTLGMRLGYEKFEKYGKMFGFGMKSGIDLPHENQGLLPTKSWLESRLGKGGASEGRLVNYGIGQGEILTTPLQIAAYVATIANEGTYNQPHIVTHIRNNITNKKEEINYRSEQLPIDNKFFKIIKNGMFDVVNVAGGTASIARLDDVDVCGKTGTAENPHGRDHSWFVAFAPKENPEIAICVFVENAGFGSQVAAPIAHKILDTHFHPDKYDEYMGFVKRRPKVDSTAIMIDSVLAVE from the coding sequence ATGGCATATAGAAGTTCATTCGGGGATTCACCCGAATTTGCCTCAGGTGGAAGATACAAATTCTCGAAATATCTTGTATTTGCAATCATTTTAATCTTCTCGGCAAGACTTGCTCAACTTCAAATAATTGAAGGTGATAAATATAAGTCTGTTTCCGAGGCTCAGGCAATTAAGCGAGTCAGAATTGAACCATTTAGAGGAAATCTTTATGACAGAAATAACGACCTGGTTGTTCATAACGAAGCTTCATTTTCAGTAACTCTCACACCTGCAAATTTCAATCCTGCAGTAATGCCACTTCTTTCCTCAATACTTGAGATGGATTCTACAGAAATTCAAGCTGAAGTTAAGAAATATCAGACGTATTCAAAATTTAATCCAATCAAAATTTACAGGGATGCTGATTTCAGAATAATTTCTCTGATCGAAGAATACAGCGATGATTTGTTCGGAATTGATGTTGTTGTCGAGCCAAAAAGGCTCTATGAATTTTCCGGCAATATGGCGCATCTCTTGGGATATACCAGAGAAATATCACGTCAGCAGCTTGACAAACTTCCATATTATTTCCCGGGGGATTTGATTGGTCAGTCAGGCATTGAAAGAACTTATGAAAGTGATTTGCGTGGGCGTGAAGGCGTGCAGTATGTTGCTGTCAATAAATTCGGTCAGCGGGTTGCCGGATATAACGACGGCGCCAACGATATTCCCGCAAAGAATGGTTTTGATTTATATATTGGTATTGATATAAAGCTTCAGGAACTTGCTGAAAAACTACTTGACGGAAAACGCGGGAGTGTAGTGGCAATAAATCCGAAAGATGGCTCTGTCATCGCAATGGCAAGTAAGCCCGATTACGACCCGCGAAGTTTCTCAGGGAAAATCCCACCCGGGCTATTCAGGGATTTAAGCACTGACCCCGCTTCCCCACTGCTTCACAGAGCTATAATGTCTCAGTATCCACCCGGCTCAACTTGGAAAATGCTCATAGCACTTGCAGGACTTCAGGAAGGTTTAATTTCAGAAAACAGTTCTATATTCTGTGGCGGCGGACTGCAGTATGGAGGCAGATTCCGCAAGTGTCATGGTGCTCATGGTAATACTTCTGTAAGAAATGCTATTAAGACATCGTGCAATGTATTTTTCTATACTCTCGGTATGAGACTTGGATATGAAAAATTTGAAAAATATGGCAAAATGTTCGGTTTCGGAATGAAATCCGGAATTGACCTACCCCATGAGAATCAGGGCTTGCTCCCTACAAAATCATGGTTAGAATCCAGGCTCGGAAAAGGCGGAGCTTCTGAAGGAAGGCTTGTTAATTACGGAATCGGGCAGGGGGAAATTCTTACAACCCCTCTCCAAATTGCAGCCTACGTAGCAACTATTGCAAATGAAGGCACTTACAATCAACCTCATATTGTGACTCATATCCGAAATAATATCACTAATAAAAAAGAAGAAATTAATTACAGAAGTGAACAACTTCCGATTGATAATAAGTTTTTCAAAATTATCAAAAATGGTATGTTCGATGTCGTTAATGTCGCTGGTGGAACTGCATCAATTGCAAGGCTTGACGATGTGGATGTTTGCGGAAAAACAGGGACTGCCGAGAATCCACACGGTAGAGACCACTCATGGTTTGTTGCTTTTGCTCCGAAAGAAAACCCCGAAATTGCTATATGCGTATTTGTTGAAAATGCCGGATTCGGTAGTCAGGTAGCCGCTCCGATTGCTCACAAAATACTTGATACACATTTTCACCCTGATAAATATGACGAGTATATGGGATTTGTTAAGCGTCGTCCGAAAGTTGATTCTACAGCTATTATGATTGACTCTGTTTTAGCTGTTGAATAA
- a CDS encoding O-antigen ligase family protein, whose translation MYDKNKIATFNQLLAIDRPIGKIGVLLIVIIAGTITGLSIYIELYLYVLPALIAMPLIYLLLVRPRIWLYAVAASTAIFFHAGDEGVGALDVMLGMFYIGSIAVYFVRKGLILKEKIILNWGDWAILTFYTLLLFNFFIAYFNDVPPMNWVREYLLVSILLIYFPVRDALKNENDVNAFLFFLGVIIIFAGIYQVIEYYNKVNTDLVYAYQLKSSITINQTLYTAASIYGFILAFSQRNRVREIIVIAMTSLYVVFLVSTFSRTFWLVLALAILLMFFLLPAKMKVRFLTYLGVITVVLLFATFLFMRDKADIALEVAFSRLESSSAGRKDPSLIARFKEWEKVEYHIRQNPLGGNGLTKTFSFHFPINSRARHTHIIHNGYYWLLYRTGIPMTLLFLFFLGFYTVKSGKLLKYSKDPTHRALLIAALSVLLSLYIVNTTSSQYFYRDGIFVTALSIAFIGVAERLINKKQLADEVKNGI comes from the coding sequence ATGTATGATAAAAATAAAATAGCAACTTTTAATCAGCTCCTTGCCATAGACAGACCTATAGGCAAGATTGGAGTATTACTGATTGTAATAATTGCCGGTACTATAACCGGTTTAAGTATATATATTGAATTGTATTTATACGTTCTTCCCGCCCTGATTGCTATGCCACTTATTTACCTTTTGCTTGTGCGTCCAAGGATTTGGCTGTATGCAGTAGCTGCTTCGACTGCGATATTTTTTCACGCAGGTGATGAAGGTGTCGGAGCACTTGATGTTATGCTGGGAATGTTTTATATTGGTAGTATAGCTGTTTATTTTGTACGAAAGGGACTGATTCTGAAAGAAAAAATCATTCTCAACTGGGGCGATTGGGCTATTCTGACATTTTACACATTATTGCTTTTTAATTTTTTTATCGCATATTTCAATGATGTACCTCCAATGAATTGGGTTCGGGAATATCTTTTAGTCAGTATTTTACTTATATATTTTCCTGTGAGAGATGCACTCAAAAATGAAAACGATGTCAATGCGTTCTTGTTTTTTTTAGGTGTGATTATCATATTTGCAGGTATTTATCAAGTTATAGAATATTACAACAAAGTAAATACTGATCTTGTTTATGCATATCAACTGAAAAGTTCGATAACAATAAATCAAACGCTATACACAGCTGCATCAATTTATGGATTCATTCTGGCATTTTCACAGAGAAACAGAGTGCGTGAAATTATTGTAATTGCAATGACTTCGCTTTATGTGGTGTTTCTCGTTTCGACATTTTCAAGAACATTTTGGCTTGTTTTGGCACTTGCAATTCTGCTTATGTTTTTTCTTTTACCAGCAAAAATGAAAGTTCGTTTTTTGACATATTTGGGTGTGATAACAGTCGTGCTGCTGTTCGCCACTTTTCTTTTTATGCGTGATAAAGCTGATATAGCCCTCGAAGTAGCGTTTTCGAGGCTGGAGTCTTCATCTGCAGGAAGGAAAGACCCTTCGCTGATAGCGAGATTCAAAGAATGGGAAAAAGTCGAATATCACATCAGGCAAAATCCATTGGGAGGCAATGGACTTACAAAGACATTCTCATTCCATTTTCCAATAAATAGCCGAGCACGTCATACACATATTATTCATAATGGATACTATTGGTTGCTTTACAGGACAGGGATTCCTATGACATTGCTGTTTTTATTTTTCCTCGGATTTTATACAGTTAAATCAGGAAAATTATTAAAGTATTCAAAAGACCCGACCCACAGGGCGCTTCTTATAGCTGCATTATCCGTACTACTGTCACTGTATATAGTTAATACTACAAGTTCTCAGTATTTTTACCGGGATGGAATATTTGTCACGGCTCTTTCAATTGCATTCATTGGAGTAGCGGAAAGACTAATAAATAAGAAACAACTTGCTGACGAGGTAAAAAATGGCATATAG
- a CDS encoding PD-(D/E)XK nuclease family protein, translating to MALIIHNKAFKGKKLPMSAEELINDAVNNQKTDDFILILPTGRLNRFLKYEIIEKYFRINNQPSGKINIYNLEKFSGLCFQAVSKTNRFTKISESYRLALTEEAIDNCRLEFYKSRSRKLNHHVIERLANIVYGLREDGINSKSMFDDLSKLETDETGIKDFKKFKDIAHILVEYENLLSDKYIDAPYIIKYLLRNADEYFIKNPNIDKSYFDDLINADGNIKQILVYGFSEFKMPEVEFLSKFATSEIPVSVHLDFSEINGPLFGNLAEMKSTLLTAGYNFFYTDDEIINQHINPETELNSEPKYFLKRWLFNVEKDIKYRGLSDYLNIFEFDTQEDEVKYITKLIKYLILEHKYKASDIAVVSRNTDIYSTLLRSYFSIEGVPADFSDRYDLAQSPLVISVVSILDTIAGGFKYIDVFKTLDSSFLEIKNENGSSIDKSNLIKIAAELRLSKSNYSLNAEFWIKRISSMIEFLKPKLQSGEHEIYEMDRNIIAEKIESYEKALTDFKLFSGMLPKIKNLYSPDEFKLLIEKDIIARFNFIEKINGLYHDVNNKYSDNRGYDYDIAIERIERFSKALGVLLQIVNEFCSILKDRKSKTYPLSELLSKLKTAISGAKYQTRERQNYGVSVTAVEQIRHIPYKVTILCGLNDGVFPLPYKPEQFLGKELKDSEQRHLQSEQIQFYQFLINGAEYFGSKEKKVYLTYCNKISGFESARSSFIDSLIKVTGLEKDRNIFQISPENLSRYINLHPWLKSISNRFEASSMISRIIMEARLNHVRLDMSRYSDFANISGLIDYFEKVVTKQNLTADNSFYTLNEASKEYLEKSIDRVYSTTDFDTFAGCSYKYFANKILRLKSQEDDDNIFSSMDYGNILHSILYKFYLKLQSISSENWIRPETNPNYNLPELKPVNITKHIPNDLLMLLNEIIEKEFDDIRLDHPYIQSIKREILGTDKVKGWAEIFIESEYKRLEQFLSYPVLFELEFGMGSGIPQIELPNSIRLRGKIDRIELAGDSGYNPESQETKFTTVDYKSTDNGNFTNQKIQSGRSFQMPLYSVAINKILTNYFGINTKMKGAAYYILRPKVEKGKYKNTRLVLMTNNELAGTEFFKTNLKADINPQEMLDESIRAAEDIIIKITNSEFEALPADNQVCQYCDFQTVCKIRERSIIDSSHEEISEE from the coding sequence ATGGCACTGATAATTCATAATAAGGCTTTTAAAGGCAAAAAACTTCCCATGTCAGCTGAAGAGTTGATTAATGATGCTGTAAATAATCAAAAAACTGATGATTTCATATTAATTTTGCCAACCGGAAGGCTTAATCGTTTCTTAAAATATGAGATTATTGAAAAGTATTTTCGTATAAACAATCAACCCAGTGGAAAAATCAATATCTATAATCTTGAAAAATTTTCCGGTTTGTGCTTTCAGGCGGTCTCAAAAACAAACCGTTTTACAAAAATTTCTGAATCATACAGATTAGCTCTCACAGAAGAAGCCATTGACAACTGCCGACTTGAATTTTACAAATCCCGCAGCCGTAAGCTAAATCATCACGTAATTGAGCGACTTGCAAACATTGTTTACGGACTTCGCGAAGATGGTATTAACAGCAAATCAATGTTTGATGACCTGAGTAAGCTCGAAACAGACGAGACAGGTATTAAAGACTTCAAAAAGTTCAAAGACATAGCTCATATATTAGTAGAATATGAAAACCTGCTATCAGATAAGTACATTGATGCACCATATATAATCAAATATTTGCTTAGAAATGCAGATGAATATTTTATAAAAAATCCTAATATTGACAAATCTTACTTTGACGACCTAATAAATGCTGACGGTAATATTAAGCAAATTTTAGTTTATGGTTTCAGCGAGTTCAAGATGCCTGAAGTTGAATTTCTTTCAAAATTTGCAACAAGCGAAATTCCTGTATCTGTTCATCTTGATTTTTCTGAAATCAACGGACCGCTTTTTGGAAATCTTGCTGAAATGAAAAGCACTTTATTAACTGCGGGTTACAACTTTTTCTATACAGATGATGAGATCATAAATCAGCATATAAACCCTGAAACAGAGCTTAATTCTGAGCCTAAATATTTTCTCAAAAGATGGCTTTTTAATGTAGAAAAAGATATAAAATACAGAGGTCTAAGCGATTATCTGAACATTTTCGAATTTGATACTCAGGAAGATGAAGTCAAATATATTACTAAGTTAATCAAATATCTGATTTTAGAGCACAAATACAAAGCATCTGATATTGCCGTTGTAAGCCGCAATACAGACATTTACAGTACTCTTTTGCGGTCTTATTTCAGCATAGAAGGAGTGCCGGCAGATTTCTCGGACAGATATGACCTTGCACAATCTCCGTTAGTTATTTCAGTTGTATCTATTCTTGATACTATCGCCGGCGGTTTCAAATATATTGACGTTTTCAAGACTCTGGACAGCAGTTTCCTTGAAATTAAGAATGAGAATGGAAGCAGTATTGACAAATCAAATTTAATTAAAATCGCTGCGGAATTAAGACTTTCAAAAAGCAATTACTCGCTTAACGCTGAGTTTTGGATTAAGAGAATTTCATCAATGATTGAATTTTTAAAACCGAAATTGCAGTCCGGTGAACATGAAATTTATGAAATGGATAGAAACATAATTGCCGAAAAAATTGAATCTTATGAAAAAGCTCTTACTGATTTCAAATTATTCAGCGGAATGCTGCCTAAAATTAAGAATTTATATTCGCCCGATGAATTTAAATTGTTAATCGAAAAAGATATTATCGCAAGATTTAACTTTATTGAAAAAATTAATGGATTATATCATGATGTAAATAATAAATACAGCGATAATCGTGGCTATGATTATGATATTGCAATAGAGCGTATCGAAAGATTCTCCAAAGCTTTAGGCGTACTTTTACAAATCGTAAATGAATTTTGCTCAATTTTGAAGGACAGAAAATCCAAAACTTATCCTTTGAGTGAATTGCTAAGTAAATTAAAAACTGCAATTTCCGGAGCCAAATATCAAACACGTGAAAGACAAAATTACGGAGTTAGTGTTACGGCAGTTGAACAAATAAGACACATACCTTACAAGGTTACTATTCTTTGCGGACTTAACGACGGAGTTTTTCCGCTTCCCTATAAACCGGAACAATTTCTTGGAAAAGAGCTTAAAGATAGTGAGCAAAGGCACTTACAGTCTGAACAGATACAATTTTATCAGTTTCTTATTAATGGGGCAGAGTATTTCGGAAGCAAAGAAAAAAAAGTATATTTAACTTATTGCAACAAAATATCCGGATTTGAATCAGCAAGGTCGTCTTTTATTGACTCACTGATAAAAGTTACAGGACTTGAGAAAGATAGAAATATTTTTCAAATAAGTCCTGAGAATCTTTCAAGATACATCAATTTGCATCCTTGGCTAAAATCAATCTCCAATCGCTTTGAAGCATCGTCAATGATTAGTAGAATTATTATGGAAGCAAGATTAAATCATGTCAGGTTGGATATGTCTCGATACTCCGATTTTGCAAATATTTCAGGTTTAATTGACTATTTTGAGAAAGTAGTAACCAAACAAAACCTCACGGCTGACAATAGCTTCTATACATTGAACGAAGCTTCCAAAGAATATTTAGAAAAATCAATTGACAGGGTTTATTCGACAACAGATTTTGATACATTTGCCGGCTGCAGTTATAAATATTTTGCAAATAAAATATTGCGTCTGAAATCTCAGGAAGATGATGACAATATTTTTAGTTCAATGGATTATGGGAATATTCTACATTCCATTTTGTACAAGTTCTATTTAAAGCTTCAATCCATTTCGTCAGAAAACTGGATTAGACCCGAAACAAACCCAAATTACAATTTACCCGAATTGAAACCTGTGAATATAACGAAACATATTCCAAATGACTTGCTGATGCTCCTCAACGAAATTATCGAAAAAGAATTCGATGACATCAGACTTGATCATCCTTATATTCAATCAATTAAACGTGAAATATTAGGTACCGATAAAGTTAAAGGATGGGCGGAGATTTTCATAGAGTCTGAATATAAGCGATTAGAGCAGTTTTTGTCTTACCCTGTACTTTTTGAGCTTGAATTTGGTATGGGTTCGGGTATTCCACAAATTGAACTTCCAAACTCCATCAGGCTTCGAGGCAAAATTGACAGAATTGAGCTTGCCGGAGATTCAGGCTATAATCCTGAATCACAGGAAACGAAATTTACTACTGTTGATTATAAAAGCACGGATAATGGTAATTTTACTAATCAAAAAATCCAATCAGGCAGAAGCTTTCAGATGCCATTATACTCAGTGGCAATAAACAAAATACTCACAAACTATTTTGGTATTAATACCAAAATGAAAGGTGCTGCTTATTATATCCTGCGTCCTAAAGTAGAAAAAGGGAAATACAAAAATACCAGGTTAGTACTAATGACAAACAATGAACTTGCAGGTACTGAATTTTTTAAAACCAATCTTAAAGCTGACATCAATCCACAGGAAATGCTGGATGAATCAATACGTGCGGCAGAAGATATAATTATCAAAATCACTAACTCTGAATTTGAAGCATTGCCGGCTGATAACCAGGTTTGTCAATATTGCGACTTTCAGACTGTATGCAAGATTCGGGAGAGGAGTATAATTGATAGCAGTCATGAAGAAATTTCAGAAGAATAA
- the arfB gene encoding aminoacyl-tRNA hydrolase produces the protein MPLRVTDDIIINESDIEFEYSRSSGPGGQNVNKVESAVTLRFNLTDSSLPDYIKQRILLSGDKRVNSAGELIINSRESRSQLTNKQTAITKLIDYLKSASVEPKKRKRTRPSAATKERRLEHKKRRSEIKQMRGRII, from the coding sequence ATGCCGCTAAGAGTAACAGACGATATAATCATAAATGAATCTGATATCGAGTTTGAATATTCCCGCTCCTCAGGACCGGGAGGTCAGAATGTCAATAAAGTCGAAAGTGCTGTTACATTGCGATTTAATCTTACAGATAGTTCTCTACCGGATTATATAAAACAAAGGATATTGCTTTCCGGAGACAAACGAGTTAATAGCGCAGGTGAGCTGATAATAAATTCACGCGAATCAAGAAGTCAGCTAACAAATAAACAAACGGCAATCACAAAACTGATTGATTATTTGAAATCTGCTTCAGTCGAGCCAAAAAAAAGAAAGCGAACCAGACCAAGTGCTGCAACAAAAGAAAGAAGACTTGAACACAAAAAGAGGCGTTCGGAAATCAAGCAAATGCGAGGGCGAATAATATAA
- a CDS encoding cation transporter, which yields MKSQFKISLTAFIAMMLFTAYSSYSSTPETMFVKANMTSSNSFVKVADNLNMEKGVIDSYFNESNQLLTLIYDASQISKNDLIEKIKKAGYRISIVSTSISGKSVQDLPGDTAHKVVK from the coding sequence ATGAAATCCCAATTCAAGATTTCGTTGACTGCTTTTATTGCTATGATGCTTTTTACTGCATATAGTTCATATTCCAGTACACCTGAAACTATGTTTGTTAAAGCAAATATGACAAGTTCCAATAGTTTTGTCAAAGTCGCTGATAACCTGAATATGGAAAAAGGAGTCATTGATTCATATTTTAATGAATCAAACCAATTACTGACATTAATCTATGACGCTTCGCAAATTTCAAAAAATGACTTGATTGAAAAAATCAAAAAAGCCGGTTACAGGATTTCAATTGTTTCTACGTCAATTTCGGGCAAATCAGTTCAGGATTTGCCCGGAGATACAGCTCATAAAGTTGTTAAATAA
- a CDS encoding tetratricopeptide repeat protein yields the protein MKIQNVLLILVAFLVSISFESNAQWVIMRHDADSLVREGTNHIYNVEFDKAEICFKKIINIYPEHPAGYFLDAMVYWWKITLHRETKKFDQPFEDRIQKVINICDKILDTNEFDLTALFFKAGAMGYRGRHFAQRESWVKSASDGAAAYNLMVRCQKLAPANHDIMLGTGIYNYFAIAIPEKFPMVKPLMTFFPRGDKQLGIYQLRAASRKARYAAVEARVVLLQIYNTFEKEYDLAGSIAKELFETYNNNPYFHRYYSRILVRKGSQEEYEAEWRKVLIRCMDKYVGYDNFTAREAMYYIGLSLMRKGDRESALRYFLKANEGKIIDTEDSGFTVNVNIYLGNLYDLKGMREEAKKYYNAVLNMKNFDNSHTKANVYLQKPYGSR from the coding sequence ATGAAAATTCAAAACGTTTTATTAATTTTAGTCGCATTTTTAGTTTCAATTTCATTCGAGTCAAATGCTCAATGGGTTATTATGCGTCACGATGCTGACAGCCTTGTTCGCGAAGGTACAAATCATATTTACAATGTTGAATTTGACAAAGCCGAGATTTGCTTCAAGAAAATCATTAATATCTATCCGGAACATCCGGCAGGATATTTCTTAGATGCAATGGTTTACTGGTGGAAGATTACTCTTCACCGCGAAACAAAAAAATTTGACCAACCATTTGAAGACAGAATTCAGAAGGTTATTAATATTTGCGACAAGATATTGGATACGAATGAATTTGACCTTACAGCCTTATTCTTCAAGGCTGGAGCTATGGGTTATCGTGGCAGACATTTTGCTCAAAGGGAAAGCTGGGTAAAATCCGCTTCAGACGGTGCTGCTGCATATAATCTTATGGTCAGATGCCAGAAACTTGCACCTGCAAATCATGATATAATGCTTGGTACCGGAATTTATAATTATTTTGCAATTGCTATACCTGAAAAATTTCCAATGGTTAAACCACTCATGACCTTTTTCCCAAGAGGGGATAAACAGTTGGGAATTTATCAACTCAGAGCCGCTTCCAGAAAAGCAAGATACGCTGCTGTCGAAGCAAGAGTAGTGTTGCTCCAGATTTATAATACATTTGAAAAAGAATATGATTTAGCTGGCTCAATTGCAAAAGAACTTTTTGAAACTTATAACAATAATCCATATTTTCACAGATATTATTCCCGAATACTCGTTAGAAAAGGCAGTCAGGAGGAATATGAAGCCGAATGGAGAAAAGTTCTGATTCGCTGTATGGACAAGTATGTTGGTTATGATAATTTCACAGCCCGTGAAGCGATGTATTATATCGGGCTTTCACTAATGAGAAAAGGTGATCGGGAATCTGCATTGCGGTATTTCCTAAAAGCAAATGAGGGGAAAATAATTGATACAGAAGATTCAGGTTTTACTGTTAATGTAAATATTTATTTAGGCAATCTCTATGATTTAAAAGGGATGAGGGAGGAAGCAAAAAAATACTACAATGCCGTCCTCAATATGAAGAATTTTGATAATTCACATACTAAAGCTAATGTTTATTTACAAAAGCCTTATGGTAGCAGATAA
- a CDS encoding TonB-dependent receptor yields the protein MKLILSFTSAMVYAIAGVIIFSPSVYPDNTQLRLKVSDIETGLPVDKVKIYSDNELIKYTDSLGLAYLNLSSGSHNLTFRRAGYKELEEKIEIKQGKDFIRIYLKPEGIKSPNVIVTGHYYKNEIDKITGENYAIEGNALKRNLKQTISESMADITGVTISSMGVATSRPILRGFGGNRVELQMNESIIADLSGTSLDHAVSPEVSSASKIEILRGVDALKRSTNAAVGLVKITGNQIPVEKHEKPSFQTILLGESVNEGFSASGSGDYTLGNIGLHGEGSYRKFDNMITPVGKLGNSNGEAGSFAFGSSYIGQNFVSGGSFTSLSNSYGVPGGVVGAHPNGVNIDMVYRNINLRSIIHIHSDLFDNIDINFSRTYYHHYEYEYSGILGAEFKLVDYFGNVDFSKKSDDLTNNIDFGISFNSRNHTYGAFVFTPNTELVSLAAYYTQKLDYDRFTLQYGSRIHYSKYEPLAIKSKTEPPRNREMLLLSGAVSGALKTSDNSHLILHLGRNNRQPSIEELYSGGPHLASYTYEIGNSNLSPETSYSVELSYDQNIRRGNFFITAYLNEYSSYITFRNTGDTNWAQFLPIFSSSEIKARIAGIEANFKLDITRTFQFNSGLSINYGHNLSDDIPLPFFPPAFGNIGLKYRLNGFGAGVNTRFALEQTRIDRFESTTDGYIVLGGFAEYKFQNSGLFHDITLAFDNVLNSEYYNHLSRLKEIIPEAGRNIRLIYRILY from the coding sequence TTGAAATTAATTTTATCATTCACTTCTGCGATGGTTTACGCTATTGCAGGAGTGATTATTTTTTCACCTTCAGTATACCCGGATAATACTCAGCTAAGATTAAAAGTATCAGACATCGAAACTGGTCTTCCTGTTGATAAAGTCAAAATTTATTCTGATAATGAATTAATTAAATATACTGACAGTCTCGGTTTGGCTTATCTTAATTTATCCTCTGGAAGTCATAATTTAACTTTCAGGCGTGCCGGTTATAAAGAGCTTGAAGAGAAAATTGAAATCAAGCAAGGTAAAGATTTTATAAGAATTTATTTAAAGCCTGAAGGAATAAAATCTCCAAATGTTATTGTTACAGGGCATTATTACAAGAATGAAATTGATAAAATCACAGGTGAAAATTACGCTATTGAGGGTAACGCATTAAAGCGTAATCTAAAGCAGACAATCAGCGAGAGCATGGCTGATATTACAGGAGTTACAATCAGCTCAATGGGTGTAGCTACATCAAGACCAATTCTAAGAGGTTTCGGCGGGAATAGGGTCGAACTTCAAATGAATGAATCAATTATTGCCGATTTATCCGGAACATCGCTTGACCATGCAGTATCTCCAGAAGTTTCATCTGCTTCAAAAATCGAAATCCTTCGTGGCGTTGATGCACTTAAACGCAGTACTAATGCAGCTGTCGGACTTGTCAAAATTACAGGGAATCAGATACCGGTTGAAAAGCACGAAAAACCGAGTTTTCAGACTATTTTGCTTGGCGAATCCGTCAATGAAGGGTTTTCTGCATCCGGCTCAGGTGATTACACTTTAGGAAATATCGGTTTACACGGTGAGGGCTCATATCGTAAATTTGACAATATGATTACTCCAGTTGGCAAACTTGGAAATTCAAACGGAGAAGCCGGAAGTTTTGCATTTGGAAGCTCTTATATTGGGCAGAATTTCGTTAGTGGTGGTTCTTTTACATCGCTTTCAAATAGTTATGGAGTTCCCGGAGGTGTCGTTGGCGCCCACCCAAATGGTGTTAATATTGACATGGTTTACAGAAATATTAATTTACGCTCAATAATTCACATTCACAGTGATTTATTTGATAATATTGATATTAATTTTTCGCGAACATATTATCACCATTATGAATATGAGTATAGCGGCATCTTAGGAGCAGAATTCAAACTTGTGGATTATTTCGGAAATGTTGACTTTTCAAAAAAATCAGACGATTTGACAAATAATATTGATTTTGGTATTAGCTTCAACTCGCGAAATCACACTTACGGTGCTTTTGTATTCACTCCAAATACTGAATTAGTAAGTCTTGCAGCTTACTACACTCAAAAACTTGATTATGATAGATTTACTCTGCAATATGGCTCGCGAATTCATTATTCAAAGTATGAACCGCTTGCAATAAAATCCAAAACTGAGCCTCCTCGAAACCGTGAAATGCTACTTCTTTCAGGAGCTGTTTCCGGAGCTCTAAAAACAAGCGATAATTCACATTTAATATTGCATTTAGGTCGCAACAACAGGCAGCCTTCAATTGAGGAGCTTTATTCAGGTGGTCCGCATCTTGCTTCTTATACATACGAAATTGGTAATTCAAATTTATCACCGGAGACTTCATATTCAGTAGAACTCTCTTATGACCAAAATATCAGACGTGGAAATTTCTTTATTACAGCATATCTAAATGAATACTCATCTTACATAACTTTTAGAAACACTGGCGATACTAACTGGGCTCAGTTTCTTCCGATATTTTCAAGTAGTGAAATTAAAGCAAGGATAGCCGGTATTGAAGCCAATTTTAAGTTGGATATTACTAGGACATTTCAATTTAATTCAGGATTATCTATCAATTATGGTCATAATTTAAGCGACGATATACCGCTACCATTTTTTCCGCCGGCATTCGGAAATATTGGGTTGAAATATCGCCTGAATGGATTTGGAGCAGGAGTTAATACACGCTTTGCACTTGAGCAGACGAGAATTGACAGATTCGAAAGTACAACAGATGGATACATAGTTTTAGGTGGATTTGCAGAGTACAAATTTCAAAATAGTGGCTTATTTCATGATATTACTTTAGCATTTGACAATGTTTTGAATAGTGAATATTATAATCATCTTTCACGCTTGAAGGAGATTATTCCGGAAGCAGGTCGTAATATTCGTCTGATTTACAGGATTTTGTATTGA